The proteins below are encoded in one region of Sedimentibacter sp. zth1:
- the rplE gene encoding 50S ribosomal protein L5 translates to MASRLFETYKNDVVPALVEKFQYKSVMQAPKVEKIVINMGVGEAKDNQKFLEKAVEEMTLIAGQKPVTTKARKSVSNFKIREGMAVGCKVTLRGERMYDFLDKFVNISLPRVRDFRGVSKTSFDGRGNYALGIKEQLIFPEINYDKIDKIRGMDIIITTTANTDEEARELLKLMGMPFSK, encoded by the coding sequence ATGGCTTCAAGATTGTTTGAGACATATAAAAATGACGTAGTGCCAGCATTGGTTGAAAAATTCCAATACAAAAGTGTTATGCAGGCACCAAAGGTAGAGAAAATAGTTATAAACATGGGAGTTGGCGAAGCAAAAGATAATCAAAAATTCTTAGAAAAAGCTGTAGAAGAAATGACTCTTATTGCTGGTCAAAAACCTGTTACAACAAAAGCAAGAAAATCTGTATCTAACTTCAAAATAAGAGAAGGCATGGCAGTTGGTTGCAAAGTTACACTTAGAGGAGAAAGAATGTATGATTTCTTAGATAAGTTTGTAAACATCTCATTGCCAAGAGTTAGAGACTTCAGAGGAGTATCAAAAACTTCATTTGATGGAAGAGGAAATTATGCATTAGGCATAAAAGAACAATTGATTTTTCCTGAAATCAACTATGATAAAATAGATAAAATAAGAGGTATGGACATAATTATAACAACAACTGCTAACACAGATGAGGAAGCAAGAGAACTATTAAAATTAATGGGTATGCCTTTTAGTAAGTAA
- a CDS encoding type Z 30S ribosomal protein S14 yields MAKTSLKIKQVRKQRFKTREYSRCKICGRPHAYLRKYGICRICFRELAYKGQIPGVKKASW; encoded by the coding sequence TTGGCTAAAACATCTTTAAAAATTAAGCAAGTAAGAAAACAAAGATTTAAGACAAGAGAGTATAGCAGATGTAAAATTTGTGGAAGACCTCATGCTTATTTGAGAAAATACGGAATTTGTCGTATATGCTTTAGAGAACTAGCATACAAAGGACAAATACCTGGCGTTAAAAAGGCTAGTTGGTAG
- the rpsH gene encoding 30S ribosomal protein S8: protein MVMTDPIADMLTRIRNSNHAKHEFVDIPASKIKKEIVTILLEEGYIKGFDVIDDGKQGIIRVELKYANNKERVITGIKRISKPGLRVFVQKDETPRVLGGLGIAIISTSSGIMTDKNARKHGIGGEVICYVW, encoded by the coding sequence ATGGTAATGACAGATCCTATTGCAGATATGTTAACAAGAATCAGAAATAGTAATCATGCAAAACACGAATTCGTGGATATTCCTGCTTCTAAAATCAAAAAAGAAATAGTAACGATTTTATTAGAAGAAGGCTATATCAAGGGTTTTGATGTAATAGATGATGGTAAGCAAGGAATTATTAGAGTTGAATTAAAATATGCTAATAATAAAGAAAGAGTAATAACTGGAATAAAGAGAATTTCTAAACCTGGACTAAGAGTTTTTGTACAAAAGGATGAAACTCCTAGAGTACTTGGTGGATTAGGGATAGCAATAATCTCTACATCTTCAGGTATTATGACAGATAAGAATGCAAGAAAACACGGAATAGGCGGAGAAGTAATCTGCTACGTATGGTAA
- the rplF gene encoding 50S ribosomal protein L6 — MSRIGLKPINVPSNVEVKLDANNFVTVKGPKGTLEQQLPKLMIIELNEGVITVARPNDEKQSRSLHGLTRTLISNMIIGVTDGYEKVLEIVGVGYRAQKKGKKLVMNLGFSHPVEMEDPNGIETAVDGTNKVIVKGIDKQQVGNYAAVIRDWRKPEPYKGKGIKYANEVIRRKAGKTGK, encoded by the coding sequence ATGTCAAGAATAGGATTAAAGCCAATAAACGTGCCTAGCAATGTTGAAGTGAAGCTTGATGCTAATAACTTTGTAACAGTAAAAGGACCAAAAGGTACTTTAGAACAACAACTACCTAAATTAATGATAATTGAATTAAATGAAGGTGTTATAACAGTTGCTAGACCAAATGATGAAAAACAATCTAGATCATTACACGGGTTAACAAGAACTTTAATAAGCAATATGATTATTGGTGTAACAGACGGATACGAAAAAGTCCTAGAAATTGTTGGTGTTGGTTATAGAGCACAAAAAAAAGGTAAAAAATTAGTTATGAATTTAGGTTTTTCCCATCCCGTTGAAATGGAAGATCCTAATGGAATAGAAACTGCAGTTGACGGAACTAACAAGGTTATTGTTAAAGGTATTGATAAACAACAAGTTGGAAACTATGCAGCGGTAATTAGAGATTGGAGAAAACCTGAACCATATAAAGGTAAAGGTATTAAATACGCTAACGAAGTAATTAGACGTAAAGCTGGTAAGACTGGTAAATAA
- the rplR gene encoding 50S ribosomal protein L18 yields MLKKVNRNQKRVNRHNKIRNKIVGTPERPRLNVYRSSKNIYAQVIDDVTGTTITSASTKDKEIVAKVTELNKTEAAKLVGAEVAKKANEKGIKSVVFDRGGYLYHGRVKSLADAARENGLEF; encoded by the coding sequence GTGCTTAAAAAAGTAAATAGAAATCAAAAAAGAGTTAACAGGCACAACAAAATTAGAAATAAAATTGTAGGAACTCCTGAGAGACCAAGACTAAATGTATATAGAAGCTCTAAGAACATATATGCTCAAGTTATTGATGATGTAACAGGTACTACTATTACTTCAGCTTCAACAAAAGATAAGGAAATAGTAGCTAAAGTTACTGAATTAAATAAAACTGAAGCAGCTAAGCTTGTGGGTGCTGAAGTTGCTAAGAAAGCAAATGAAAAAGGTATAAAATCAGTTGTGTTTGATAGAGGCGGATATTTATATCATGGTAGAGTGAAATCACTTGCAGATGCTGCAAGAGAAAATGGACTTGAATTTTAA
- the rpsE gene encoding 30S ribosomal protein S5, giving the protein MEANQTDEFKDKLITINRVTKVVKGGRNFRFSALVVVGNENGQVGVGMAKAIEIPDAIRKAKQDAMKRMIEVPIQNTTVPHEMVGVFGAGRVLIKPAKEGTGIIAGGPVRAVLELAGIKDIRTKSLGSNNPKNMVSATIEALKSLKKPEDVAKIRGKSVEEILG; this is encoded by the coding sequence ATGGAAGCAAACCAAACAGATGAGTTTAAAGATAAACTTATAACTATCAACCGTGTAACAAAAGTTGTTAAAGGTGGTAGAAACTTCAGATTTTCTGCATTAGTGGTTGTAGGTAATGAAAACGGCCAAGTTGGTGTTGGTATGGCAAAAGCTATAGAAATACCAGATGCTATTAGAAAAGCTAAACAAGATGCTATGAAAAGAATGATTGAAGTGCCAATACAAAACACAACCGTACCTCATGAGATGGTTGGAGTGTTTGGCGCTGGTAGAGTTCTTATTAAACCTGCAAAAGAAGGTACTGGAATTATAGCTGGTGGCCCTGTTCGTGCGGTTTTAGAACTTGCAGGAATTAAAGATATAAGAACTAAGTCTCTAGGATCAAATAATCCTAAGAACATGGTGAGTGCAACAATAGAAGCCTTAAAATCCCTAAAGAAACCTGAAGATGTAGCAAAAATTAGAGGGAAATCAGTAGAAGAGATTTTAGGTTAA
- the rpmD gene encoding 50S ribosomal protein L30, whose protein sequence is MATIKIKLKKSLIGRTPAQRKTIQALGLRKISHVVEHEDNAAIRGMIAKVQHMVEVVE, encoded by the coding sequence ATGGCAACAATTAAAATAAAACTAAAGAAAAGCTTAATTGGCAGAACACCTGCACAAAGAAAAACAATTCAAGCTTTAGGATTAAGAAAAATTAGTCATGTTGTAGAACACGAAGATAATGCTGCAATAAGAGGTATGATCGCAAAAGTTCAACACATGGTAGAGGTTGTAGAATAA
- the rplO gene encoding 50S ribosomal protein L15 yields MKLHELKPNPGSNKNRKRLGRGTASGQGKTAGRGQDGQNSRSGGGVRPGFEGGQMPLYRRLPKRGFTNIFATRYAEINVEVLNRFEDGAEITPELLKETGILKKQLDGVKVLGNGEIIKKLTVKANKFSKSAVEKIEAAGGKVEVI; encoded by the coding sequence ATGAAACTTCATGAATTAAAACCTAATCCTGGTAGTAACAAAAACAGAAAAAGATTAGGAAGAGGTACTGCTTCAGGACAAGGTAAAACTGCTGGTAGAGGACAAGATGGTCAAAATTCTCGTTCAGGTGGTGGTGTTAGACCTGGTTTTGAAGGTGGACAGATGCCTCTTTACAGAAGACTTCCAAAAAGAGGATTCACAAATATTTTTGCTACTAGATATGCAGAGATAAATGTTGAAGTATTAAATAGATTTGAAGATGGAGCAGAAATCACTCCAGAACTTTTAAAAGAAACAGGTATACTAAAGAAACAGCTGGATGGAGTAAAAGTTTTAGGAAATGGTGAAATCATAAAAAAACTAACAGTAAAAGCGAATAAATTTAGTAAATCTGCAGTTGAAAAGATTGAGGCTGCTGGTGGAAAAGTAGAGGTGATCTAA